In Populus nigra chromosome 1, ddPopNigr1.1, whole genome shotgun sequence, one genomic interval encodes:
- the LOC133693227 gene encoding outer envelope protein 64, mitochondrial codes for MNTVKANIKNPKVWVLVIGVTVAVGIVAAAETRRRKAKFKEDFGAFVQRFQILSFPQLPPPAAKQTLAGLTFAVNDIFELEDYVTGFGNPDWARTHEAAEKTAVTVTALLKNGAVCVGKTVMGELGFGVSGENMHYGTPINPEMPAHVPGGSSSGSAVAVAAGLVDFALGTDTIGCIRIPAAFCGLLSYRPSHGAVSTIGVLPNSQSLDTIGWLARDPSILLRVGHTLLKLNTVEPRRARRLMFADDLFQLSKVPKQKAEGVISKAIENLSGYQPQQHINFGQHISLNVPSLKGFLDQSTNLQNGISNLKALSSAMVSLQRHEFKTNHEDWVKSVEPKLAFDVSDNVLTAIDTTHENIKALYDIRKELRDCMQILLKDDGILVIPTVADPPSKLNSKKRDTVESHNRALILSSIASMSGCCQVTIPLGKNDGCPISVSFITFHGGDKFLLDTVLDMYSSLKEQINFVSNPAPLQDANENFDASELLKEKGNAAYKGKQWNKAVNYYSEAIKLNGENATYYSNRAAAYLQLGCFQKAEEDCNRAISLDKKNVKAYLRRGTARESLLFYKDAAQDFKHALVLEPQNKVARHAEKRLRKLMS; via the exons ATGAATACAGTAAAAGCAAACATAAAGAACCCAAAGGTGTGGGTATTGGTGATCGGAGTGACAGTGGCAGTTGGGATAGTGGCGGCGGCTGAGACGCGGAGACGGAAAGCCAAATTTAAAGAGGACTTTGGAGCCTTCGTTCAAAGATTCCAGATTCTTTCATTCCCTCAGCTTCCTCCTCCGGCTGCCAAGCAAACCCTCGCTGGGCTTACTTTTGCCGTCAACGACAT ATTTGAGTTGGAGGATTATGTGACGGGTTTTGGGAATCCAGACTGGGCAAGAACGCATGAGGCTGCTGAGAAGACAGCAGTGACAGTGACTGCTCTGTTAAAGAATGGGGCTGTCTGTGTTGGCAAGACTGTTATGGGCGAATTAGGATTCGG GGTGAGTGGCGAAAATATGCATTATGGAACTCCTATCAATCCGGAAATGCCCGCCCATGTCCCCGGAGGTTCTTCTAGTGGTTCAGCTGTGGCCGTTGCCGCTGGGCTCGTTGATTTTGCTCTAG GTACTGATACAATCGGGTGCATTAGAATTCCAGCAGCATTTTGCGGTCTCCTCAGCTATAGGCCATCCCATGGGGCTGTATCTACGATTGGAGTTTTGCCAAATTCTCAAAGTTTAGACACTATTG GATGGCTGGCACGTGATCCCTCTATATTACTTCGTGTTGGGCATACTTTACTTAAACTAAATACTGTGGAACCCAGAAGGGCGAGACGTCTTATGTTTGCTGATGATCTTTTTCAGCTTTCTAAGGTTCCCAAACAGAAGGCTGAAGGTGTTATTAGCAAAGCAATTGAAAATCTATCTGGAT ACCAGCCTCAACAGCATATTAATTTTGGCCAACATATTTCTTTGAATGTACCGAGTCTAAAAGGGTTCCTTGATCAATCAACAAACCTGCAAAATGGAATCTCTAATTTGAAAGCTCTCTCTTCTGCAATGGTTTCATTACAAAG AcatgaattcaaaacaaatcatgaagattGGGTTAAATCAGTGGAACCCAAGTTAGCATTTGATGTCTCTGATAATGTTCTCACAGCCATCGACACTACACATGAGAACATAAAAGCACTTTATGATATCAGGAAAGAGTTGCGAGATTGCATGCAAATTCTCTTAAAG GATGATGGAATATTGGTTATTCCAACAGTTGCTGATCCACCGTCGAAACTTAATTCAAAGAAACGGGATACTGTTGAGTCTCACAATAGAGCACTGATACTTTCAAGCATTGCAAGCATGTCTGGATGTTGTCAG GTTACCATTCCATTGGGAAAGAATGATGGCTGTCCTATCTCTGTTTCATTTATCACATTTCATGGAGGGGACAAGTTTCTTCTTGATACAGTGTTGGATATGTACTCATCTCTTAAAGAGCAAATCAACTTTGTTTCCAATCCAGCACCATTGCAAGACGCTAATGAAAATTTTGATGCTTCAGAACTCTTGAAAGAAAAG GGCAATGCTGCATATAAGGGTAAGCAGTGGAATAAGGCTGTTAATTACTACAGTGAAGCTATTAAATTGAATGGGGAAAATGCAACTTACTATTCCAACCGGGCAGCAGCTTACTTACAATTGGGATG CTTTCAGAAAGCTGAAGAAGACTGCAATAGGGCAATATCACTGGATAAAAAG aatgTGAAGGCATATCTGAGGCGTGGAACAGCTAGAGAATCACTCCTCTTCTATAAAGACGCAGCTCAAG ATTTCAAGCATGCTCTTGTCCTTGAACCGCAAAATAAGGTAGCCAGACATGCTGAAAAGAGACTCAGAAAACTTATGAGTTGA
- the LOC133669004 gene encoding auxin efflux carrier component 2-like codes for MISGKDIYQVVSALVPLYVAMILAYGSVRWWKVFTPDQCAGINRFVAVFATPFLVFDFICSNNPYKMNLRFIAADSLQKVVVLVVLFVWQATTGRGELDWTITLFSLSTLPNTLVMGVPLLKSMYGEFTSPLMIQVCFMQSVLWYTLLLSMFEYRGAKRLVAGHFPETAASISSFKVDSAVVSLGGHEPLETDAEIDDDGKLRVVVRRSSATSSNFSSRDRFDGWNPVLSVHLPPRASNFSSVEVFSVQSSPRASSYRQTDLPNLTNSFGDIYSLQSSRNSVPRISSNLEEEMRRKNGVAFPGSPSGAVPQKEGGGAPAPNKDLHMFVWSSSISSNISDHRYLRADQINGRHTYPDPFNGAAPQHDNIAAAASTAKKQQMPPATVVARLIAMMVGRKLVRNPNTYASLLGLLWSLISFRWSIKLPLIVDGSVRILSNAGLGMAMFSLGLFAALQPKVIASGKLLALISMAIKFLVGPAVLAATSLAIGLRGDLLRIAIVQAALPSGILPFIFAKEYNLHANIQSTSVIFGMVVALPVTIIYYVLLDF; via the exons ATGATTTCCGGTAAGGACATTTACCAGGTAGTTTCGGCGTTGGTTCCTCTCTATGTTGCAATGATATTAGCCTATGGTTCAGTGAGATGGTGGAAAGTTTTTACACCAGATCAGTGCGCAGGCATCAATCGTTTTGTTGCAGTTTTTGCAACTCCGTTTCTCgtttttgattttatatgttCTAACAACCCTTATAAAATGAACTTACGCTTCATCGCTGCTGATTCTCTCCAAAAAGTGGTGGTTCTGGTGGTTCTCTTCGTTTGGCAAGCCACCACCGGACGTGGTGAGCTTGACTGGACAatcactcttttttctctatctaCTCTTCCCAACACTCTTGTCATGGGCGTCCCTCTTTTGAAATCCATGTATGGAGAATTCACATCGCCTCttatgattcaagtttgtttcaTGCAGAGTGTACTTTGGTACACTCTGCTGCTGTCCATGTTTGAATACAGAGGTGCAAAGAGACTCGTTGCTGGGCATTTTCCTGAAACAGCTGCTTCTATTTCCTCTTTCAAGGTTGATTCGGCTGTTGTTTCTCTCGGTGGTCACGAACCACTAGAGACGGATGCTGAGATTGATGATGATGGCAAGCTCCGAGTGGTGGTAAGAAGATCAAGTGCAACATCCTCAAATTTCTCATCGCGCGACAGGTTCGACGGATGGAACCCGGTCCTTAGTGTTCATCTTCCACCAAGAGCTTCAAACTTCTCCAGCGTAGAGGTTTTCTCCGTACAATCCTCACCAAGGGCTTCAAGTTATAGGCAGACAGATCTCCCTAACTTAACTAATAGTTTTGGAGACATTTACTCATTACAATCTTCAAGGAATTCTGTTCCAAGGATTTCTTCGAATCTTGAGGAGGAAATGAGAAGGAAAAATGGAGTTGCTTTTCCAGGTTCTCCAAGCGGTGCGGTACCACAAAAGGAAGGTGGTGGGGCGCCAGCACCTAACAAAGACCTTCACATGTTTGTTTGGAGTTCAAGTATTTCCTCTAATATTTCTGATCATAGATATCTGAGAGCTGATCAAATAAATGGCAGACACACCTACCCTGATCCCTTCAATGGAGCAGCTCCTCAACATGACAacattgctgctgctgcttcaaCAG CGAAGAAACAACAGATGCCTCCGGCGACTGTCGTGGCTCGACTCATCGCTATGATGGTGGGGAGGAAGCTCGTTAGAAACCCTAACACTTACGCAAGCTTGCTGGGCTTGCTATGGTCTTTGATATCATTTAG GTGGAGCATCAAGTTGCCATTGATCGTGGATGGATCTGTAAGAATATTATCCAATGCTGGTCTGGGAATGGCTATGTTCAGTCTAG GTTTATTTGCAGCGTTACAGCCCAAGGTCATAGCTTCTGGAAAGCTTTTAGCGTTGATTTCTATGGCTATTAAATTCTTGGTAGGACCAGCAGTTCTTGCCGCAACATCTCTTGCCATTGGTCTTCGCGGTGATCTCTTACGTATAGCTATTGTTCAG GCTGCACTTCCATCAGGCATTCTTCCTTTCATATTTGCCAAGGAGTACAATCTCCACGCGAATATACAGAGCACTTC GGTCATTTTTGGAATGGTGGTTGCCTTGCCTGttacaataatatattatgTGCTTCTGGACTTTTAA